The following nucleotide sequence is from Coffea eugenioides isolate CCC68of chromosome 3, Ceug_1.0, whole genome shotgun sequence.
GCTTCTTGGTCTTCTTGTAGTAACGAGCGAGGCGGTGAATCCTGCTCTCCACCAGAATCAATCTGAACTTGGAATCCTTGTCCTTCCTGTTCCTCTCCAAATGCTTCCTGATTGCGACTGCCGTCTTGATCAGATGGTACAGATCCTCTGGAATCTCGGGTGCAAGCCCTGCCCACCGaaccaagaaaaaaaacaacaatattattataaaaaaaatcaaacaaagaAATGCTAATGCAATaaggaaaatgattttttttgaaatataccGTGAGCCTTGAGGATACGCAAGATCTTGCTGCCAGTGACACTCTTAACCTGCGCTATACCATGAGAGTCGCGAAGAATCACACCAATCTGAGACGGTGTCATTCCCCTCTTTGCAAACTTGCAGATGTTATCTTCAACCTATCAattttccagaaaaaaaaaaaagtccccaaaaaaaaagaacagaaaaatagAACAATAAGAACTTGTACACCTAGAAAATTAGCAACACAACGAAATTCTACTACTAACATCCTGGGAGGAGATCTTCAGCCAGCTTGGGGGCGTTCTCTTGTAAGGAAGAGCCGATGCAGAAATACCCTTACTGCATTTTACAATCACCGGAAAAtttaaaaaccaaaaaaaagaggaaaaagtcaGCCTCCTCTGCTTTACAAACGAATtcaaacgaaaaaaaaaagagcataaGTAATTgcatttgtttgtttgtttgtttgagaAGAGGGAGATGAAGCAGACCCGCGACTGTGCATACGACCCATGGTGACGGAAGGCGGCTGCGGCTGTGGTAGGGGAGTTGCTCAACCACGAACGGCGTTTACCTAATACGAATACGAATGGCCACAAACCGATGCTGGATATGTTGCTGGCTACCAGTACTCACTAGGGTTTAAAACATACTATATAGATTGGGGTGTCAATTGGGCCtcagttcaaaaaataaataaaggttTTGGATTTTTAGGTTCGAGTCTAGTttagaaagtttttttttttttaaagaagtTTAGAAAGTTCAAGCTCGGTTCATCATTTAATGTTATagtatgtataattatatattatatacatCATTTAATATGCAAATATATAATTTCTATcgtttaagaaaaaaaaaatttaatatgcAATTATATATATGCTAGTGTTGAGGGCATCGAGGgaacaattaaaatgaattaattttgTACAAGTATTATTTGtcacatacaaaaaaaaaagttatatataacttTCATGAAAGAACTTTGGTGTACGTCATTATAGTAATTTTTTGATAGTTAAAATGATTATGAGTAATTGTATTGACAAGATGTGATTAGGTGAATAAGGTAAAAATCAAGTTTTATAAGGGTGAAATTGGATgtttaaaagatgaaaaaagtGTTTACACCGATTCTAATTGGTTTCACATTATCTAGCGTATATATTGTACAAATATTATACATATAACTTTGCATGTGAATGGGTCGGGACTTAATTAGGTTTGAGCCAAGTGAGATCCAAATTCGCTCATATTTAATTTGGacctattatttagacttaaaCTCTACCTGATTCTGTTAAACATAAGGCTTAttgagcttttttttttgttatcaaacggtCCGAACTAGTCTGACCCTATTGACAGCCCTACTTCTAAGTTTCATCTTTTAATTTGTATAAAATTGTGAAGTTAATTAGTACCAATTAAGGATTTACATACTTTTTAGAGAATTGAATAAATCTCTTATAATTGGCCTAGGAATCAACAAAAAGGAGTTTTTTTTATCCATTTAAAACTCACAAACTGTAAAAAATAAATTCTAATTTATTATAATAATTCTTTCACCTAATAATTACTTCCAAAAGCCAAAAGctacccccaaaaaaaattgcTTTAAACAGACAATATCTAATTAATCTATAAACCTTCCTCTTACGTAGATTATATTAAATTTACTACAACTTTAGGGGATTAGTCTGACCAAAAGGTTGGGATACCCCTAAGTAAAACAAAAAACATTTGTTTGGACTGAGTTTATTTGGTTTGCAAAATTTATTCTCACAAAtcccaaccacctttttattttcccaatcacctttttatctcacatacatcacatcacaaaaagtgctacagtaaatatctcaaataaatcatccaaataaactcttatccaaacaaacttatGTCACCTCCTGCAAAGCCACTGTGCTGCCTATTTTTCCTCCACTTCTTAACAGACTCCATATATCTCATCATTCTTTTGCTTAATTTGCTTAGCCCTCTCCTTCAGCTTCTGTGCCTGCCTGTACCTCTTTGGCTATTTTCTTGTTCTATCCCTTGCCTTTCTTCTCTCCTCACTCTCCTCAATCTTTATTTTCTCTGCCAACAGTCGGTGAGTGCATCAGATTCGACCATTTCAGCATAGTAATAAGATCAGATGGCCTCAGGAAAAGGTAAGGTTTCCCCATTGACTGAAGCTCCACCAAACGCCTGCCTCATACCCTGCAATGCCTGCATATAGAAAGCAAGTTCCCTGTCGTTTGTAGCAGTCATTGAAGGTTCAGTCAACTTCaaatcttcatcttcttcttctgacTCTGGTTCTAAATCAACGACTTCATTGTCTTGATCCATTTTTGTAGCCTAGTCTTATTGGTCGTAACTAGACAGCCGTCCATAGGTTGCTGGTGAAGCTGAGTGGATATGATTGTAACTTTTGTAAGCAAACAGTGGCCATAGGTGAAGCCATGTTGTAACATAATAACAACTTAACATTAGTTTCTGAACCAATTAACAAATTATTCTTGGGCCATTCCTTCTCTTTCGTATTTTAGAAAGTTTGTGGATGCGAATATCAAACAGTTCAACAATGTAGCAGGTAAATCAAACATATGACTCTGAATTTCAAACCCAAAAACTTTTGAACTATTTATAGGTTAAACAAAAGATACACTCTTGACTTCAATGATAAGACCTGCTAAGTTGCCATTCTGAACCTGATCACCACAGAAAGGAGGAAGCTTTACTTGAGAGGGTAGTTTATTGCAGAAAACCACCACACAAATTGACAGAAGTGTTGTGCAAAATTCATTCACGAGCAACTACAACAACCTGTTTCCCAACATTGCGGCCGCTAAACAAACCTATGAGGGCTGCAGGGACACTTTCAATTCCTTCAGCAATGTCTTCCACATATGTTATCTTTTTCTCGCGGATATGAGGCAATACAAGATCCAGAAATTTCGGGTAAAGCGAAAAGAAATCAGAAGCAGTAAATCCTCGGATGTTAAGTTTTTTTGAAATGACGGCTATCAAGTTCTTTACTCCTTCAGGTTCGTCAAGATTGTACTGTGAGATCATTCCACAAGCAGCAATTCGACCAAACATGTTCATATTTAGGAGGACAGTATCTAGCATCTTTCCCCCAACATTTTCAAAGTAGATATCGATTCCTTCAGGGAAGTAcctggtttgaagcaaatgtTGATGATTAATGACCGATATTGCATTCAATTCACCTTAGCCAATGGACCAAATACTAGCCACAGAAATTTTGAATGCATGAATCTTTTGCAAGCAGAACCAGGTTGAATCAAATTCTTAAGGTTGGATTCTGTACGTTATCTGGATTTCTTACATTTTATGACATTGAAACAGAAAATTAGAATGAGAAGAATATGTAATCATACATATGCTCGAGTAAAGGAAAGAGGGATTGTATAGCAGATCAAGTTCAAACATTTATGCGAAAATTGGGTATTTcctgcttttctttttcttttctgctcTTCTTTATGGCAGATCTTCAAAAGCTCATGAAAAGTGTTGGCTTGACAATATTTTAATAGAAAATGCACAGGTTTGGCTGAGCTGCATTAGATATTTTGAGTTATTGAACTAGACTGTTGTGTCATTTGTCTGTAGTTTCTTTTCCAAGGGAAATTTAGACACCAAATGACTGTCTTAAGGAAAATCTAGAAGGCAAAAAGTCGATTACATACCTCTTTAAAGCAGCATCCCAGTCATGTTCTTCCTTGTAATTGAAAGCATCATCAAAACCAAACTTGTTCTTCAAAAGATCAACCTTGTCATATGCATTAGAAGTGCAGGTAAGTTAGATTAGAAAGGGTCCATGGCCAATATGAAGTGTGgatgatatttttacaaaatttgtCTTGCTTTGTTTTCTAATTGTTTTGCCGGGGAAAGGGGAATGGGAAAAGAGGGGTAGTATGGAGGAGGCTGACAAGATGAAGTTCAAACATGTATCAGGTAATAAAGTAAATAGCTCAAATGGTGGCAGACCTCAGCAAGATACTAAAATGATCAAAGTAATGAAAAGGGCCGAATCACATCCGTTCCCTTTCTCAAATTCATTGTgcccaaaaacaaagaaaaagcaCTGGCAAACAAAGTCATCAAGAAATGGATTGCAGAAGAACAGGTTCTGATCACAAAATTAAAGGGAGAAACTAGCAAATTGAGACTAACTACAGCAACTAGTTAGAATAGAAGTAGCAGCTATATCCATGCTGATTGTAGCTACAGCATAATTTTCTGAGATGTGAGGTTCAAATTAACGGATTTTCCTGTAAAACTTGGAAGGACCAAAGCAAAGGAGGGTCAGCTACCTTTTCTTTACTTCCAGCACTTCCAACTACATAGCAGCCCATCAGTTTTGCAAATTGTCCAACGAGCTGGCCAACTGCACCAGATGCTGCTGACACATACACTTTTTCTCCTTTCTTGGGATGACAGACCTCATAGAATCCACCATAGGCAGTAATACCAGGCATACCTATACAAAATGGAAAAGTTTTACAATTTCAAAGCAAAGGACTTCAGAAAAGAATACTAGCCACTAAGTAAATGAGGTTTCTCTCTTAAGACAGTGACTAAAACAACTTAATACTACACTAAAATATGGGACATAAGACAATATGGTGCAGCCAATACACTTGAAGAAGTATCCCAATTAGGAGCCATAATGTGAAGCAGTGTCCGATGTTGATTATTCGACTAACTGGCAAGCATAGGTGACAATCACTAAGAATTCACAAACTAATGCTCCACAGCGATACATTGAGTTCCTTCAAATACGTTGCTATGGAGTTCTTGTTCTCAGAAATATGCAAGAATATTGAAAATCATAACATCAACATTTTTAGCTGGAAAATTCCCATGTCCAGAAATACTgtacttatcaatcaagcatgGAACTTACCCAGAATTCCAGTATAGTAGCTAAGTGGGACATCTGTGTGTTCGATCTTGAAAAGTGAATCAGCCTGTTGAATGAGACTGTACTCCTCCCATCCAGTCATTCCCCATACCAAGTCACCCTTCTTAAACTTAGGATGGCCGGAATCCACAACTTTAGCTACCCCGTAGCCATGGATAGGCTGCAGTTATCACCAGTATAATTTTAGTTAATTATTTTCAGTTTATTCAGTTTCCATGTATAAAGGAATAGAGACAGAACAGGGCTCCAGGAGCATTCAGATCTTTTACTCAAGAATTTAGTAATTCTCTCTTGGCAGAGTAAGTTCTTTATCCGTCGAAGTTTTTGGACTGCAAAAAGATCCTACTTTTCAACAAGATTTTAAGCAAATTACCAGAGTTTTAGCTTCTCAATCCACAATTAACAATCTTTTTCAGTCGCCAAAAAGTAAGCAGAAGTAAGATATCCTTAAGCTGAACATGTCCAAATTTAAACATGTTTCAATTGATCATTAGTAGAATCATGCAACCAATTAACATCTTAAGTAGATAAAATTACCAGCACTCCATCTGTATTAACAGCGTAGAAAGGTTTAATCTTAGAATTAAAGTAAGAAATTAAACCATTAACAGTCAAAAAAGAGGAAAGATTGAGAAAAATCACGTACAGAGCCAGGCTTGAAACCAGGAAATACGGATTTACTATTGGGCTTCGGCTTTTGCATTAAACTTCTCAGGAAAGGATCACATGACAAGTAGAGATTCTTCACCAAAACCCCATTTGAGTTTTCTGGTACTTTCAAGCTGATAGTATTTTCTGTGCTGATGATCATATCTGATTCTTTTGGGAACCCTGTAACATAATCTTTCAACAGCACTTGCTTGTTCTTCACTGTTTCAACCTCTGCCATTGCTTAAAGATCAATCTGGTTGGAGTGGAATGTTTGCTTTTGGGCACTGTATATACTTAGATCAGTGAATTTGAGTTTTTGTGCTAGAATTTTGGGGCAGAAAGTGCTGTGTTTTTATAGAGGAAATGACTGAGATTTGATGTATGTAACGACGCCAGTGGCTGGACACAAAAGtaggaaagggaaaatgacAGAGATAACCGAAAGAA
It contains:
- the LOC113767005 gene encoding 40S ribosomal protein S13-like, which produces MGRMHSRGKGISASALPYKRTPPSWLKISSQDVEDNICKFAKRGMTPSQIGVILRDSHGIAQVKSVTGSKILRILKAHGLAPEIPEDLYHLIKTAVAIRKHLERNRKDKDSKFRLILVESRIHRLARYYKKTKKLPPNWKYESTTASTLVA
- the LOC113767002 gene encoding 2-alkenal reductase (NADP(+)-dependent)-like; translated protein: MAEVETVKNKQVLLKDYVTGFPKESDMIISTENTISLKVPENSNGVLVKNLYLSCDPFLRSLMQKPKPNSKSVFPGFKPGSPIHGYGVAKVVDSGHPKFKKGDLVWGMTGWEEYSLIQQADSLFKIEHTDVPLSYYTGILGMPGITAYGGFYEVCHPKKGEKVYVSAASGAVGQLVGQFAKLMGCYVVGSAGSKEKVDLLKNKFGFDDAFNYKEEHDWDAALKRYFPEGIDIYFENVGGKMLDTVLLNMNMFGRIAACGMISQYNLDEPEGVKNLIAVISKKLNIRGFTASDFFSLYPKFLDLVLPHIREKKITYVEDIAEGIESVPAALIGLFSGRNVGKQVVVVARE